A genome region from Halarchaeum grantii includes the following:
- a CDS encoding ABC transporter substrate-binding protein encodes MDETGGRLSRRDYLVGTGALVGSGLVAGCSGDTGDASSTTGTATTTTTTTSDGAYTVSMSPVGDVEFDEVPTSVFTMYNQYQDMLVALGHEDAINSMFVPEMAGTTMNRYYERLEGVSFDWEGLPNPYDNFSKEFFYSLDSDLHLLGPAWASTQKNWSESDVADVAENVGPFFGNFYSGTHANPPEAYRDGYEYYTLWEIFGKVAQVFQEQERYAALQSVYDDLIAHIDANLPPEDERPTAVRVTLGDGQFWTYHLNRPGFWLADTRPLAANDAFGSEEWDGLWGSVGYETMADADPDVILHLWGMTPRYDMANVREQLRSHEVGQTLSAVQNDRVYAQGMRYQGPLMNLFQIEMTAKQLYPEIFGEWPGYTSGQPYPEIPADERLFDRERVASIVTGN; translated from the coding sequence ATGGACGAAACAGGCGGCCGGCTGTCGCGGCGCGACTACCTCGTCGGTACGGGCGCGCTCGTCGGGAGCGGCCTCGTCGCCGGCTGTTCGGGCGACACCGGCGACGCGTCGAGCACGACGGGCACCGCGACCACGACGACCACGACGACGAGCGACGGCGCCTACACCGTCTCGATGTCGCCCGTCGGCGACGTCGAGTTCGACGAGGTGCCGACGAGCGTCTTCACGATGTACAACCAGTATCAGGACATGCTCGTCGCGCTCGGCCACGAGGACGCCATCAACTCGATGTTCGTCCCGGAGATGGCGGGGACGACGATGAACCGCTACTACGAGCGCCTCGAGGGCGTCTCCTTCGACTGGGAGGGGCTCCCGAACCCCTACGACAACTTCTCGAAGGAGTTCTTCTACAGCCTCGACAGCGACCTCCACCTCCTCGGGCCCGCGTGGGCGAGCACGCAGAAGAACTGGAGCGAGAGCGACGTCGCGGACGTCGCCGAGAACGTCGGGCCGTTCTTCGGGAACTTCTACAGCGGCACGCACGCGAACCCGCCCGAGGCCTACCGCGACGGCTACGAGTACTACACGCTCTGGGAGATCTTCGGGAAGGTCGCGCAGGTCTTCCAGGAACAGGAGCGCTACGCCGCCCTCCAGTCCGTCTACGACGACCTCATCGCGCACATCGACGCGAACCTCCCGCCGGAGGACGAGCGCCCCACGGCCGTTCGGGTCACCCTCGGCGACGGCCAGTTCTGGACCTACCACCTCAACCGCCCCGGCTTCTGGCTCGCCGACACCCGCCCGCTCGCCGCCAACGACGCCTTCGGGAGCGAGGAGTGGGACGGCCTCTGGGGCTCCGTCGGCTACGAGACGATGGCCGACGCCGACCCCGACGTCATCCTCCACCTCTGGGGGATGACGCCGCGCTACGACATGGCGAACGTCCGCGAGCAGCTGCGCTCGCACGAGGTCGGCCAGACGCTCTCGGCCGTCCAGAACGACCGCGTCTACGCACAGGGGATGCGCTATCAGGGCCCGCTGATGAACCTCTTCCAGATCGAGATGACCGCCAAACAGCTCTACCCCGAAATCTTCGGCGAGTGGCCGGGCTACACGAGCGGCCAGCCCTACCCCGAGATTCCCGCCGACGAACGGCTCTTCGACCGCGAGCGCGTCGCCAGCATCGTCACCGGGAACTGA
- a CDS encoding AEC family transporter — MDLAVKILYLLALLGVGFGARRAGVLTAERADALTTFAFYVALPALVFDSTAATPLEDVLSVEMVAAFLVVLLGVAGIGWLVHRRIPTRAARSVAIVQSYHTNFGFLGLPIVAMTLGSAATAKAGILLGIGALIQIPMTVVLLTSMNDAEASLRDELAGVARNPVIAALLLGLGFAAFGVPVPGPASTALGWVSTLALPAALLSVGASLTLSLDGVDVPTVGSVVALKVLLMPLLGLAALSLLTSDIATVQAGSVMLAMPTAVSTFIYANELGGDARLASTNVFVTTVCSLGVVFVILRLLV, encoded by the coding sequence ATGGACCTCGCGGTCAAGATTCTCTACCTGCTTGCGCTTCTCGGCGTCGGCTTCGGCGCCCGGCGCGCCGGCGTCCTCACCGCCGAGCGCGCCGACGCCCTCACGACGTTCGCGTTCTACGTCGCGCTCCCCGCGCTCGTCTTCGACTCGACGGCCGCGACCCCGCTCGAGGACGTGCTCTCCGTCGAGATGGTCGCCGCGTTCCTCGTCGTCCTCCTCGGCGTCGCCGGCATCGGCTGGCTCGTTCACCGGCGCATCCCGACGCGCGCCGCGCGCAGCGTCGCCATCGTCCAGTCCTACCACACGAACTTCGGGTTCCTCGGCCTCCCCATCGTCGCGATGACGCTCGGGAGCGCCGCCACCGCGAAAGCCGGCATCCTCCTCGGTATCGGCGCGCTCATCCAGATACCGATGACCGTCGTCCTCCTCACGTCCATGAACGACGCGGAGGCCTCCCTGCGCGACGAGCTCGCGGGCGTCGCGCGCAACCCCGTCATCGCCGCGCTCCTCCTCGGCCTCGGGTTCGCCGCGTTCGGCGTGCCGGTACCGGGGCCCGCGAGCACGGCGCTCGGGTGGGTGTCGACGCTCGCGCTCCCCGCCGCGCTCCTCTCCGTCGGCGCCTCGCTCACCCTCTCGCTCGACGGCGTCGACGTCCCCACCGTCGGGAGCGTCGTCGCCCTCAAAGTCCTCCTCATGCCGCTGCTCGGCCTCGCCGCGCTCTCCCTCCTCACGAGCGACATCGCGACCGTACAGGCCGGGTCCGTGATGCTCGCGATGCCGACCGCCGTCTCGACGTTCATCTACGCGAACGAACTCGGCGGCGACGCCCGCCTCGCCTCCACGAACGTCTTCGTCACCACCGTCTGCTCGCTCGGCGTCGTCTTCGTCATCCTCCGACTGCTCGTTTAG
- a CDS encoding winged helix-turn-helix domain-containing protein, translating into MSQSATDAVRSQHRQPATPDDAAVTDPAAVQDVLDVLDDADCQAIIEATSADARSASELAERCDIPLSTVYRKLEALTDAGFLAERTRVRRSGRHANEYERCVEEVTLRVDGDGSFALRVERR; encoded by the coding sequence ATGAGCCAGTCCGCGACGGATGCCGTTCGCTCGCAGCACCGCCAGCCAGCCACGCCCGACGACGCGGCCGTGACGGACCCGGCGGCCGTGCAGGACGTCCTCGACGTCCTCGACGACGCCGACTGTCAGGCGATCATCGAGGCGACGAGCGCGGACGCCCGCTCCGCGTCGGAGCTCGCGGAGCGCTGTGACATCCCGCTCTCAACGGTCTACCGGAAGCTCGAGGCGCTCACGGACGCGGGCTTTCTCGCCGAGCGCACGCGCGTCCGCCGCTCGGGGCGGCACGCGAACGAGTACGAGCGCTGCGTCGAGGAGGTGACGCTGCGCGTCGACGGCGACGGCTCGTTCGCCCTGCGCGTCGAGCGGCGCTAA
- a CDS encoding DUF7560 family zinc ribbon protein, translated as MSHAETRTFTCSECAASIPLTAATRAAILASGCPFCSSAVSEDALDDP; from the coding sequence ATGAGTCACGCCGAGACCCGGACGTTCACCTGCTCGGAGTGCGCCGCCTCCATCCCGCTCACCGCCGCGACGCGCGCTGCCATCCTCGCGAGCGGCTGCCCGTTTTGCTCGAGCGCCGTCTCGGAGGACGCCCTCGACGACCCGTAG
- a CDS encoding helix-turn-helix domain-containing protein, whose translation MGSGIRATVSFDAPAGCALAAFSERADAPITHVSTSVAVEGAASVTEFLAATDAIPDGVEAERVFSYGTQHAYRITHDDDADCPCERLGAFGCPVHRYVADSGDVTLDFHAADFATLQDAMADLRERFSVDVQRLLQPPLEGDPEERVFVNPGRLTARQREVLETAYDRGYFERPRRSNATELAADLGIAQSTFTEHLVAAQAKLLEDVLGE comes from the coding sequence ATGGGGTCGGGAATCCGCGCGACGGTGTCGTTCGACGCGCCAGCCGGCTGTGCGCTCGCGGCGTTCTCCGAGCGGGCGGACGCGCCGATCACGCACGTCTCGACGAGCGTCGCGGTCGAGGGCGCCGCGAGCGTCACCGAGTTCCTCGCTGCCACCGACGCGATTCCGGACGGCGTCGAGGCCGAGCGCGTCTTCTCCTACGGTACCCAACACGCCTATCGGATCACGCACGACGACGACGCGGACTGCCCGTGCGAGCGCCTCGGCGCGTTCGGCTGTCCCGTCCACCGCTACGTCGCCGACTCCGGCGACGTCACGCTCGACTTCCACGCCGCCGACTTCGCGACGCTCCAGGACGCGATGGCCGACCTCCGCGAGCGCTTCAGCGTCGACGTCCAGCGCCTCCTCCAACCGCCCCTCGAGGGAGACCCCGAGGAGCGCGTGTTCGTCAACCCCGGCCGGCTCACCGCCCGCCAGCGCGAAGTGCTCGAAACGGCCTACGACCGGGGCTACTTCGAGCGCCCGCGTCGCTCGAACGCCACCGAGCTCGCCGCCGACCTCGGTATCGCGCAGTCGACGTTCACCGAGCACCTCGTCGCCGCACAGGCCAAGCTCCTCGAGGACGTCCTCGGGGAGTGA
- a CDS encoding pyridoxamine 5'-phosphate oxidase family protein produces the protein MVLAEETAMSEGETDAFLGEMETGVLSLAKTDEPYAIPVSYGYDADERTVYLRLVSTPESEKRQFLASAPRARLVVYEEADGGTTYRSAVAAGTLEEIDPSTLSPEQITQYGRAKRPLFEIWGGSKRDLDIQLYALKPDELSGRHTEIDREE, from the coding sequence ATGGTACTCGCCGAAGAGACCGCGATGAGTGAGGGGGAGACGGACGCCTTCCTCGGGGAGATGGAGACGGGCGTCCTCTCGCTGGCGAAGACGGACGAGCCGTACGCGATCCCGGTCTCCTACGGCTACGACGCCGACGAGCGCACCGTCTACCTCCGACTCGTCTCGACGCCGGAGAGCGAGAAACGCCAGTTCCTCGCGTCCGCGCCGCGCGCGCGCCTCGTCGTCTACGAGGAGGCCGACGGCGGAACGACCTACCGGAGCGCCGTCGCCGCCGGCACGCTCGAGGAGATCGACCCGTCGACGCTGTCCCCCGAGCAGATCACGCAGTACGGCCGCGCGAAGCGTCCGCTCTTCGAGATCTGGGGCGGGTCGAAGCGCGACCTCGACATCCAGCTCTACGCGCTGAAGCCCGACGAGTTGAGCGGCCGCCACACCGAGATCGACCGCGAGGAGTGA
- a CDS encoding DUF7560 family zinc ribbon protein produces MQEYEFDCPDCGQHIEVNDPMRDAILTNGCPICSTAVTAEDFVDG; encoded by the coding sequence ATGCAAGAATACGAGTTCGACTGTCCCGATTGCGGCCAGCACATCGAGGTCAACGACCCGATGCGCGACGCCATCCTGACGAACGGCTGTCCGATCTGCTCGACGGCCGTCACGGCCGAGGACTTCGTCGACGGCTGA
- a CDS encoding DUF7511 domain-containing protein — translation MPTPPPDADDAARTHATCATGLLAHVEATEDGPDACTLFPADPDDPLTEWLSA, via the coding sequence ATGCCGACGCCACCGCCGGACGCGGACGACGCCGCGCGGACGCACGCCACGTGTGCGACCGGCCTGCTCGCGCACGTCGAGGCGACCGAGGACGGCCCCGACGCCTGCACGCTCTTCCCCGCCGACCCCGACGACCCGCTCACCGAGTGGCTCTCCGCCTAG